The following coding sequences lie in one Euhalothece natronophila Z-M001 genomic window:
- a CDS encoding class I SAM-dependent methyltransferase, producing MTTRTDTLWEQFLSPIFSHLIDQEQLKQLKDSINWEQERDRLANSNLEYPNYYQSQNFHGISGGYLTPDAAVSYDPITQYFVPPNETWVREDAIKLVQGEPRRILDLGCGTGSTTVLLQEKFPNAQVIGLDLSPYMLIMAQRKAKGLPIQWCHGKAEDTGLQGESFDLVTASLLFHETPVTISKAILRESFRLLKGGGQFLLLDGNQNTLRFADWLTNIFEEPYIQEYAQENVETWLENAGFEATATHTIWGVHQANVGIKPLPVSSPATVREETNEDIPVNPAPA from the coding sequence ATGACGACACGCACTGATACCCTGTGGGAACAATTTTTAAGCCCGATTTTTAGTCACCTCATTGACCAAGAACAACTGAAGCAGTTAAAAGATAGTATTAATTGGGAACAAGAGCGCGATCGTCTTGCTAACTCTAATCTAGAATATCCGAATTACTACCAATCGCAAAACTTTCATGGTATTTCTGGGGGATATCTTACCCCTGACGCAGCTGTTAGCTATGATCCCATTACCCAATACTTCGTTCCTCCCAATGAAACATGGGTGCGAGAAGATGCGATTAAATTGGTACAAGGAGAACCCAGACGCATTTTAGATTTAGGCTGTGGTACCGGATCAACCACCGTTTTACTGCAAGAAAAGTTCCCAAACGCCCAAGTCATTGGTTTAGATTTATCGCCGTATATGCTGATTATGGCGCAACGGAAAGCAAAAGGGCTTCCGATTCAATGGTGTCATGGTAAAGCAGAAGATACAGGGTTACAGGGAGAAAGTTTTGATCTCGTTACCGCCTCCCTTCTTTTCCATGAAACTCCTGTAACTATCAGTAAAGCGATTCTGCGAGAGTCTTTTCGGTTACTCAAAGGCGGCGGACAATTTTTATTGCTTGACGGTAATCAAAATACCTTGCGTTTTGCTGATTGGTTGACTAATATCTTTGAAGAGCCTTATATCCAAGAGTATGCCCAAGAAAATGTGGAGACTTGGTTAGAAAACGCGGGATTTGAAGCAACTGCAACCCATACCATTTGGGGAGTTCATCAAGCCAATGTCGGCATTAAACCGCTTCCAGTATCCTCTCCTGCTACGGTAAGGGAAGAAACAAACGAGGATATACCTGTAAACCCTGCACCAGCTTAA
- the htpG gene encoding molecular chaperone HtpG, translating to MTVLEQGKITIHSENIFPIIKKSLYTNHEIFLRELISNAVDAISKLKMASLSGELNGDIGEPEINIHLDQGKKQISVSDNGIGMTAEEIKKYINQVAFSSAEDFIKKYQNQENQLIGHFGLGFYSCFMVAEKVEIDTLSYKEGSQAVHWSCDGSPEFQLEESDRKTRGTTITVTLLDEEKEYAEQQRIRQLVKTYCDFMPVPIKLDGETINRQRAIWKESPQDLTDEDYLEFYRYLYPYQEEPLLWVHLNTDYPFLLSGILYFPKLKPDVDVSRGHIKLFCNQVFVSDNCEEIIPEFLLPLRGVIDSPDIPLNVSRSALTANRTVRQIANYIAKKIGDRLKSLYEDNPKKYIQSWEDLGTFVKYGALRDEKFKKQVEDLIIFRTTADLGDNTPQVEVQSESGDAWQDATPTTNATDDNGYYYTTLKDYLERNKEKHENRVFYCTDPSTQSTYVDLYKKQGMEVLFMDSFIDNNYFIPFLEQEYSNLQFTRVDAELDDTLVDNDQSGEIVDPQTNKTRNEVVKELFESAIDNSKVNVKPQAIKGDDPNNAPPAMVLLPEAMRRMQEMTALIQQQSMQFPEEHVLVVNTAHPLIQNIVKLNQGGIIQSSTGESSSSELAKMMCRHVYDLALMAQKAFDAEGMQQFIERSNQVLTRLTK from the coding sequence ATGACCGTATTAGAACAAGGAAAAATTACGATTCATAGTGAAAATATTTTTCCTATTATTAAAAAGTCACTCTATACTAATCATGAAATCTTCTTACGGGAATTAATTTCTAATGCGGTGGATGCGATTAGTAAGCTCAAAATGGCATCCTTATCGGGAGAATTAAATGGTGATATTGGTGAACCCGAAATTAACATTCATCTCGATCAGGGCAAAAAACAAATCTCGGTTTCTGATAATGGCATTGGCATGACTGCCGAGGAAATCAAAAAATATATTAACCAGGTTGCTTTTTCTAGTGCTGAAGATTTTATCAAAAAATATCAAAATCAAGAGAACCAATTAATCGGTCATTTTGGACTGGGATTTTATTCCTGTTTCATGGTGGCTGAAAAAGTAGAAATTGATACCCTATCTTATAAAGAAGGGTCGCAAGCAGTTCATTGGAGTTGTGATGGTTCCCCCGAATTTCAGTTAGAAGAATCAGATCGTAAAACTCGTGGCACAACGATTACCGTTACCCTTTTAGACGAAGAAAAAGAATACGCAGAACAACAACGGATTCGACAATTAGTTAAAACCTACTGCGACTTTATGCCTGTTCCCATCAAACTCGATGGGGAAACCATTAACCGCCAGCGTGCTATTTGGAAAGAATCTCCACAGGATTTAACCGACGAAGATTATCTCGAATTTTATCGTTATTTATATCCCTATCAAGAAGAACCCTTACTCTGGGTTCACTTAAACACTGATTATCCCTTTTTACTCAGTGGCATCCTTTATTTCCCCAAATTAAAGCCTGATGTGGATGTTAGTCGCGGACATATTAAACTCTTCTGTAATCAAGTTTTTGTCAGTGATAATTGTGAGGAAATCATTCCTGAATTTTTACTCCCTCTACGCGGTGTCATTGATAGCCCTGATATTCCCCTAAATGTTTCTCGAAGTGCTTTAACCGCTAATCGTACTGTTCGCCAAATTGCTAATTATATTGCCAAAAAAATCGGCGATCGCTTGAAATCTCTTTATGAAGATAATCCCAAGAAATATATCCAAAGTTGGGAAGATTTAGGCACTTTTGTCAAGTATGGCGCATTGCGAGATGAGAAATTCAAAAAACAAGTTGAAGACTTAATTATCTTCCGTACCACAGCCGATTTAGGTGATAATACGCCACAAGTAGAGGTACAAAGTGAATCAGGAGATGCTTGGCAAGATGCGACTCCCACCACAAACGCCACTGATGATAATGGCTATTATTACACTACCTTAAAAGATTATCTGGAACGGAATAAAGAGAAACATGAGAATCGGGTTTTCTACTGTACTGATCCTTCCACCCAAAGCACTTATGTTGACCTTTATAAAAAACAAGGGATGGAAGTCCTCTTTATGGACTCATTTATTGACAATAACTACTTCATTCCTTTCTTAGAACAAGAGTATTCTAACCTGCAATTTACTCGGGTTGATGCGGAGTTAGATGATACCTTAGTGGATAATGATCAATCAGGAGAAATTGTTGATCCGCAAACCAATAAAACCCGTAATGAAGTGGTGAAGGAATTATTTGAAAGCGCGATCGATAATTCTAAAGTTAACGTTAAACCCCAAGCCATTAAAGGAGATGATCCCAATAATGCACCGCCAGCGATGGTACTTTTACCTGAAGCCATGCGACGGATGCAGGAAATGACGGCTTTAATTCAACAACAGTCAATGCAGTTCCCTGAAGAACACGTTTTGGTAGTTAATACGGCTCATCCCCTCATCCAAAATATTGTTAAACTAAATCAAGGAGGGATCATTCAAAGTAGCACTGGTGAATCTTCCTCTAGTGAGTTAGCAAAAATGATGTGTCGTCACGTTTATGATCTTGCATTAATGGCACAAAAAGCCTTTGATGCTGAGGGAATGCAGCAATTTATTGAGCGTTCTAATCAGGTGCTAACTCGTCTTACGAAATAA
- a CDS encoding HAD family hydrolase, with protein sequence MSLKAVLFDFNGVIINDESLHQELIEEILLGENLRPDAKEHNEVCLGRSDRACLASILERRGRVVTQEYLEQLLEKKATKYRQTLEAQEELPIYPGIESFIRDLWGSGLILALVTGARRQDVEYILERLKISNAFAVIITSDDITASKPDPEGYLTAVEKLNQQYADLNLKPENCLVIEDTPSGIEAAKRAQMQVVGVANTYPFHMIQRQADWSVDYLQELEIERVKQHFADVTIES encoded by the coding sequence ATGAGTTTAAAAGCAGTCTTATTTGATTTTAATGGCGTAATTATTAATGATGAGTCTCTTCATCAAGAATTAATTGAAGAGATTTTATTGGGAGAAAATTTACGTCCTGATGCCAAAGAACATAATGAGGTATGCTTAGGACGCAGCGATCGCGCTTGTTTAGCTAGTATTTTAGAGCGTCGTGGTCGCGTTGTCACCCAAGAGTATCTCGAACAACTGTTAGAGAAAAAAGCCACAAAATATCGTCAAACTTTAGAAGCCCAAGAAGAGTTACCTATTTATCCCGGAATTGAATCCTTTATCCGTGATTTATGGGGGAGTGGTTTAATATTAGCCCTTGTCACTGGGGCACGACGACAGGATGTAGAATACATTTTAGAACGGCTGAAAATTAGTAATGCCTTTGCTGTGATTATTACCAGTGATGACATTACAGCCAGTAAGCCTGATCCTGAAGGGTATCTCACGGCGGTTGAAAAATTAAACCAGCAATATGCAGATTTAAACTTAAAGCCAGAAAACTGTCTGGTGATCGAAGATACTCCCAGTGGAATTGAAGCAGCGAAACGAGCGCAAATGCAGGTGGTAGGCGTTGCTAATACTTATCCCTTCCACATGATTCAACGCCAAGCAGATTGGAGTGTTGATTATTTGCAAGAATTAGAAATCGAACGAGTCAAACAACACTTTGCAGATGTTACCATAGAAAGCTGA
- a CDS encoding cytochrome P450, whose product MKQLTPSLSTHPWQQTFELIKNPIQFFKKYQALYGDTFATKILGRKSPPVYFMGDPKAVETIFTAPPDIFELGRVAHVFRPFAGDKSIIMLNGEEHLRQRKLLIPPLSGKRMHFYQEVICELTREEFQKIPHKKPFAIRRLMADITLKVILRIVFGLKAGKRSEQLQQLITEVLEAITNPLYSTLFFFPQLQIDLGNYSPWGNFIRKQSAIDELIYAEIQERRGQDYSQATDILSLLLSAEDESGKKMSDQELRDQLITLLFLGHETTASSLAWMFYWVYSLPPVWEQLKTEFVTLENNPDPESLIKLPYLDAICKETLRLYPIALISQPRVVKETIMINGVSYNPESILVPCIYLAHHREAIFPNSDQFLPERFLENQFTAYEYFPFGGGNRACIGAAFSLYEMKLVFGTIFANLDLELFAHKTVKPVRRGITIVPSEEIHFIKNS is encoded by the coding sequence ATGAAGCAATTAACTCCTAGTCTCTCAACTCATCCTTGGCAACAAACGTTTGAGTTAATTAAAAATCCGATCCAGTTTTTTAAGAAGTATCAAGCCCTTTATGGTGATACCTTTGCCACTAAAATTTTAGGAAGAAAGTCTCCTCCAGTTTATTTTATGGGTGATCCCAAGGCAGTGGAAACAATTTTTACTGCTCCCCCAGATATATTTGAATTAGGAAGGGTTGCCCATGTTTTTCGTCCGTTTGCTGGTGATAAGTCCATTATTATGCTTAATGGCGAGGAACATTTACGTCAGCGGAAGTTATTAATACCACCGTTGTCTGGAAAACGGATGCACTTTTATCAAGAAGTAATTTGTGAGCTAACCCGAGAAGAGTTCCAAAAGATTCCCCATAAAAAACCTTTTGCAATTCGGAGATTAATGGCTGATATTACCTTAAAAGTCATTTTACGAATAGTTTTTGGCTTAAAAGCAGGGAAACGTTCAGAACAATTACAGCAATTAATTACTGAAGTTTTAGAAGCAATCACGAATCCTTTGTATTCTACTTTATTTTTCTTTCCTCAATTACAGATTGATTTAGGTAACTATAGTCCTTGGGGAAATTTTATTAGAAAACAAAGCGCGATCGATGAATTAATTTATGCAGAAATTCAGGAACGCCGAGGGCAAGATTATTCTCAAGCAACAGATATTTTAAGTTTACTCTTATCCGCAGAAGATGAGTCTGGGAAGAAAATGAGTGATCAAGAGTTAAGGGATCAATTAATTACCTTACTATTTTTAGGTCACGAAACCACGGCTTCTTCTTTGGCTTGGATGTTTTATTGGGTCTATTCCTTGCCACCAGTGTGGGAACAACTGAAAACAGAGTTCGTCACTTTAGAGAATAACCCTGATCCAGAATCCTTAATTAAGTTACCCTATCTGGATGCCATTTGCAAAGAGACACTGAGACTGTATCCTATTGCCTTAATTTCTCAGCCACGAGTGGTCAAGGAAACAATTATGATTAATGGTGTGTCATATAATCCAGAATCAATTTTAGTGCCTTGTATCTACTTAGCGCATCATCGTGAAGCAATCTTTCCGAATTCCGATCAATTTTTACCAGAAAGATTTTTAGAGAATCAATTTACTGCTTATGAATACTTTCCATTTGGTGGCGGCAATAGAGCTTGTATCGGAGCAGCTTTTTCACTCTATGAAATGAAGTTAGTATTTGGGACAATTTTCGCAAATTTAGATTTAGAGTTATTTGCCCATAAAACTGTTAAACCAGTACGAAGAGGAATTACAATTGTGCCTTCAGAGGAAATTCATTTCATTAAAAATTCATGA
- the csaB gene encoding polysaccharide pyruvyl transferase CsaB, with translation MPKTSVTQKAIICGYYGQNNVGDDALLMSLLAMLPSHIKPLVLSGNPQQTREQLQVEALPNRSAFSILDALKQGDLFIWGGGSLMQDATSFRNPIYYGGLMALAQQRGLKSIAWAQGVGPLRFPLSRWITRKALMGCDSISVRDRASAELLSNWGLSPLIAPDPVWALDREPFPELWKLPAPRIAVTLREHPQLTTGKIRDLTTALISLQKATDTCILLVPFQPKDHPIAEAIADQIPQPKAVIKNESPTRLKTLFRGVEMAIGMRYHSLILAASEECRCFALSYDPKIKELMSEWEMPGWEMGEIPDDPKVITKAWIEHYANGEALTPDQIQSQRDRAFMHQELLTHC, from the coding sequence ATGCCAAAAACATCAGTTACTCAAAAAGCAATTATCTGTGGCTATTACGGACAAAATAATGTTGGTGATGACGCACTGTTAATGAGTTTACTTGCCATGCTTCCCTCTCACATTAAACCATTAGTCTTATCAGGTAATCCCCAACAAACTCGGGAACAGTTACAAGTCGAGGCACTTCCCAATCGTTCCGCTTTTTCCATTTTAGACGCGCTAAAGCAGGGAGATCTCTTTATTTGGGGAGGGGGAAGTTTAATGCAAGATGCTACCAGTTTCCGTAACCCGATTTATTATGGGGGATTAATGGCGCTAGCGCAACAACGAGGCTTAAAAAGTATCGCATGGGCGCAAGGGGTGGGCCCACTACGGTTTCCCTTGTCTCGCTGGATTACTCGCAAAGCCTTAATGGGATGTGATAGCATTAGTGTGCGCGATCGCGCTTCAGCAGAGTTATTAAGTAATTGGGGATTATCGCCTCTCATTGCCCCTGATCCCGTTTGGGCGTTAGATCGAGAACCTTTCCCCGAATTATGGAAATTACCAGCTCCCCGTATTGCCGTTACTTTACGAGAACACCCTCAACTCACCACAGGAAAAATTAGAGACTTAACCACTGCCCTAATTTCCTTACAAAAAGCCACCGATACTTGCATTTTACTGGTTCCCTTTCAACCGAAAGATCACCCGATAGCAGAAGCGATAGCAGATCAAATTCCGCAACCGAAAGCCGTGATTAAAAATGAATCTCCCACTCGCTTAAAAACGCTATTTCGTGGCGTAGAAATGGCAATTGGAATGCGCTATCACAGTTTAATTCTTGCAGCTTCGGAAGAGTGTCGCTGTTTTGCCCTGAGTTATGATCCCAAAATTAAGGAACTCATGAGTGAGTGGGAAATGCCAGGATGGGAGATGGGAGAGATTCCTGATGATCCCAAAGTCATTACTAAGGCTTGGATCGAACATTATGCCAATGGAGAGGCTTTAACCCCTGATCAAATTCAATCGCAGCGCGATCGCGCTTTTATGCACCAAGAGTTATTAACCCATTGCTAA
- a CDS encoding AAA family ATPase, which translates to MSEFRCVKCGSDNIQIVRGIFESGTEAEYKEKNDFTKNPTISELLTENKNVVIKSQTRLAERLGEIYVKEPRDTELNDFINLEIYGAKRNKKSELDTKIKTLEEELENIEKLKEKVKKQQEIIPAPLLALFYILLFFGLLYYVTSLGENIGGLLGVIVFIILLIVGSFLIAFFMALYIDSERKKRKKTNDEKKLEKIKAEGREKKINDEIDRLKIEIENIDEEIAEIEKEAKIKQDKFKRTSREEIKRQNKEKEKIWSNLFYCHRCDTVMDLDHGVYDQPENINNLVDKIYKDVSDL; encoded by the coding sequence ATGTCTGAATTTCGGTGTGTTAAATGCGGTTCTGATAATATCCAAATTGTACGCGGTATATTTGAAAGTGGAACAGAAGCTGAATATAAAGAAAAAAATGACTTTACTAAAAATCCAACTATTAGTGAATTATTAACAGAAAATAAAAATGTAGTTATTAAGTCACAAACCCGTTTGGCAGAAAGATTAGGTGAAATTTATGTCAAAGAACCTAGAGACACTGAATTAAATGATTTTATAAATTTAGAAATTTATGGTGCGAAAAGAAATAAAAAAAGCGAATTAGACACAAAAATAAAAACACTTGAAGAAGAACTAGAAAATATTGAGAAATTAAAAGAAAAAGTAAAAAAACAACAGGAAATAATACCGGCTCCTTTATTAGCTTTATTTTATATTTTATTATTTTTTGGTTTGCTATATTATGTGACTTCGTTAGGAGAAAATATTGGTGGTTTGTTGGGCGTTATTGTTTTTATAATATTATTAATAGTAGGCTCTTTTTTGATAGCCTTTTTCATGGCATTATATATAGACAGCGAAAGAAAAAAAAGAAAAAAGACAAATGACGAAAAAAAATTAGAGAAAATAAAGGCTGAAGGAAGAGAAAAGAAAATAAATGATGAAATAGATAGATTAAAAATAGAAATAGAAAACATAGATGAGGAAATAGCAGAAATAGAAAAAGAAGCAAAAATAAAACAAGATAAATTTAAGCGAACATCCCGAGAAGAAATAAAAAGGCAAAACAAAGAAAAAGAGAAAATTTGGTCTAATCTTTTTTATTGCCATCGTTGTGATACAGTAATGGATTTAGATCATGGTGTTTATGATCAACCTGAAAATATCAATAACTTAGTTGACAAAATATACAAAGATGTTAGTGATTTGTAA
- a CDS encoding Tic22 family protein — MKSLLRWSVRLGVVSSAVAGFLVSMVPNSIALPQEQIVQKLQQVPVFTVADENGSPLVASGDDDSQVTGVFMSQQDAQDFVGRLQEENPELGEQVQVVALSLGEIYQLEQQNQQNGEGLNFAYVPTEEQVNSAVSLLEQQGQQVEDFQGVPLFIARSSQDEGYLTVEQNGQQIIPLFFEKQQLRGMIEQFEQSQPEQANSVEIDVISLQGMVQTLEQEDDPQLEQVELVPSQESLEFIQSVQQQQQQQQ, encoded by the coding sequence ATGAAATCATTACTACGTTGGAGCGTTCGTTTAGGAGTTGTTAGCAGTGCTGTCGCTGGTTTCTTGGTGAGTATGGTTCCTAATAGTATCGCCCTTCCCCAAGAACAAATTGTTCAAAAACTACAGCAAGTTCCTGTGTTTACAGTTGCTGATGAAAATGGTTCCCCGTTAGTGGCTTCGGGAGATGATGATAGTCAGGTAACTGGTGTATTTATGAGTCAGCAAGATGCTCAAGATTTTGTTGGTCGTTTACAAGAAGAAAATCCTGAGTTAGGTGAACAGGTGCAAGTGGTTGCTCTTTCTTTGGGAGAAATTTATCAATTAGAACAACAAAATCAGCAAAATGGTGAGGGATTAAACTTTGCTTATGTTCCTACAGAGGAACAAGTCAATTCAGCAGTTTCTCTTTTAGAACAACAAGGGCAACAAGTGGAGGATTTTCAAGGGGTTCCATTATTTATTGCTCGTAGTAGTCAAGATGAGGGATATTTAACAGTTGAACAAAATGGGCAACAAATTATTCCTCTATTCTTTGAAAAACAACAGCTTCGAGGAATGATTGAGCAGTTTGAACAAAGTCAACCAGAACAAGCCAACTCAGTTGAGATTGACGTGATTTCTTTGCAAGGGATGGTACAAACTTTAGAACAAGAAGATGATCCCCAATTAGAACAAGTGGAATTAGTTCCCTCGCAGGAGTCTTTAGAGTTTATTCAGTCAGTTCAACAGCAACAACAACAACAACAGTAA
- a CDS encoding MBL fold metallo-hydrolase yields MASLQEKRPQNTPGEFFVDSSCIDCDTCRWMTPTVFNRQDGQSAVYHQPQTEAERLQSLQALLACPTASIGTKEKPKDIKKAQESFPLPITEEIYHCGYHAESSFGATSYLIQRREGNILVDSPRFAPPLVKQLEKMGGVDLMYLTHQDDVADHRKFQEHFHCDRALHEDEITADTEDVEIKLTGNDPISLAPDLKIIPVPGHTKGHTVLLYRNKFLFTGDHLAWSDSLQQLIAFRRVCWYSWEELQQSMEKLTHYSFEWVLPGHGRRYHADPETMQQQLQKCITWMPTVA; encoded by the coding sequence ATGGCTAGCCTTCAGGAAAAACGCCCTCAAAATACCCCCGGAGAATTTTTTGTCGATAGTAGTTGTATTGACTGTGATACTTGTCGCTGGATGACTCCCACCGTTTTTAATCGTCAAGATGGACAGTCAGCAGTTTATCATCAACCCCAAACCGAAGCAGAAAGGTTACAATCTTTGCAAGCCCTCTTAGCCTGTCCCACCGCTTCAATTGGGACGAAAGAGAAACCAAAAGATATTAAAAAAGCCCAAGAAAGTTTCCCCCTTCCTATTACAGAAGAAATTTATCATTGTGGCTATCATGCAGAATCCTCTTTTGGTGCAACCAGTTATTTAATTCAACGCCGAGAAGGGAATATTTTAGTGGATTCTCCTCGATTTGCGCCGCCATTAGTAAAACAATTAGAGAAAATGGGCGGCGTGGATTTAATGTATTTGACGCACCAAGATGATGTGGCCGATCATCGTAAGTTTCAGGAACATTTTCACTGCGATCGCGCTTTACATGAAGATGAAATTACCGCCGACACCGAAGATGTAGAAATTAAACTCACTGGGAATGATCCGATCTCCCTTGCGCCTGACTTAAAAATTATTCCCGTACCTGGGCATACCAAAGGACACACAGTATTACTCTATCGCAATAAATTTCTCTTTACAGGAGATCACCTTGCTTGGTCTGATTCCTTACAACAGCTAATTGCTTTCCGTCGCGTTTGTTGGTACTCATGGGAAGAATTACAACAGTCTATGGAAAAGTTAACTCACTATTCTTTTGAGTGGGTATTACCCGGACATGGGCGACGCTATCATGCTGATCCTGAAACCATGCAACAGCAGTTACAAAAATGTATCACTTGGATGCCAACAGTGGCTTAA
- a CDS encoding type II toxin-antitoxin system HicB family antitoxin, translating to MNDLRYQMLIVWSEEDNCYLVHLPNFPEQTYRTHGNSYEEAAKNGQEVLELLLEEDDLLMV from the coding sequence ATGAATGATCTTAGATATCAAATGCTCATTGTTTGGTCAGAAGAAGACAACTGTTATCTTGTTCATCTTCCCAATTTTCCTGAACAAACTTATCGAACTCACGGAAACAGCTACGAAGAAGCCGCTAAAAATGGTCAAGAAGTGTTAGAACTTTTACTTGAGGAAGATGATTTGCTTATGGTATAG